In a single window of the Thunnus albacares chromosome 1, fThuAlb1.1, whole genome shotgun sequence genome:
- the LOC122982585 gene encoding prostaglandin D2 receptor 2, producing the protein MADMNGTLFPVHGVNQLVTNPNSSSSSWQDDLARGAQITATLLIFLVGVPLNGLVVWALGLRSHRHLVRRGSSEETRAANSFRIYVLNLALADLVLLLRTPLMLGYLAHNYSWPFGRVFCHLIMFLRGLGLYASAFLLCAVALERCLCLLRPVWARLRRPYWAVPLACVLLWLVATVLSAPYLYCAVLKEGNGTYQCQESEGFNMALFVTETVAGFILPLLVFLGSNLAVMLTIHQAVPTTPTSTPSNARKMTRMYHVLFFTMLLFLTCWVPYFVCRFLRALADKESVLHKRAFYGAYFSLFLVYIKSALNPVLYVFAARGLGRAIRASLVSTIERLFNDDSMESIRRKSLKNSQM; encoded by the exons ATGGCTGATATGAATGGCACCCTGTTTCCTGTCCATGGAGTGAACCAACTTGTAACCAACCCCAACAGCTCCAGCAGCTCTTGGCAGGATGATTTAGCCAGGGGAGCCCAAATCACAGCTACCTTGCTCATTTTCCTG GTTGGCGTACCTCTGAATGGGCTGGTGGTTTGGGCACTCGGACTGCGGAGTCATCGTCACCTGGTACGCAGAGGCAGCAGTGAAGAGACACGTGCCGCCAACAGTTTCCGTATCTATGTACTGAACCTGGCCCTGGCTGACCTGGTACTGCTCCTGCGTACCCCCCTCATGTTGGGCTACCTCGCCCACAACTACAGCTGGCCGTTTGGCCGTGTCTTCTGCCACCTGATCATGTTCTTGCGAGGCCTGGGGTTGTACGCCTCAGCTTtcctcctctgtgctgtagcCCTGGAACGATGCCTGTGTCTACTGAGGCCTGTGTGGGCTCGACTGCGCCGCCCCTACTGGGCTGTTCCTCTGGCTTGTGTCCTCTTATGGCTGGTAGCAACCGTCCTGTCTGCCCCCTACCTCTACTGTGCCGTCCTGAAAGAAGGAAACGGGACATACCAATGCCAGGAGAGTGAAGGTTTTAACATGGCTTTGTTTGTCACAGAGACTGTAGCAGGTTTCATCTTGCCCCTGCTGGTGTTCTTGGGAAGTAATTTGGCTGTTATGCTCACCATTCACCAAGCAGTGCCCACAACACCAACCTCCACCCCTTCAAATGCCCGCAAGATGACCAGGATGTACCACGTGCTCTTTTTCACAatgctcctcttcctcacttgCTGGGTGCCCTATTTTGTTTGTCGGTTCCTGCGGGCCCTGGCTGACAAGGAATCTGTGCTGCACAAAAGAGCATTTTATGGGGCATACTTCTCTCTGTTCCTGGTGTACATCAAGAGTGCTCTCAACCctgtgctgtatgtgtttgcTGCCCGAGGCTTAGGCCGTGCTATCCGAGCTTCACTTGTCTCCACTATTGAACGACTTTTCAATGATGACTCCATGGAGTCCATACGAAGGAAGTCGCTTAAGAACTCACAGATGTAG
- the LOC122988528 gene encoding ephrin-B2a-like translates to MGTVTWSCGAVILLAIICSCRAITLESIHWSSSNTKFTPGQGLILYPQIGDKMDIVCPRADASSGGKEEFYRVYLVSRSQMESCTIDKRDTPLLNCDKPHRDVKFTFKFQEFSPNLWGLEFLKGKDYYITSTSTGSLQGLDNTNGGVCRTKSMKLVLRVGQSSSDPPSTLQESPTRFPPTRPKSKEPSAKEKDDKSKTDVGSETGQTNPSGSGGSEPGLLMWVVSGCVIVLLVIIILLALLWKYHHRRCLPDSQQSASVSLNTLAVPKRDSISSDNNGSDRSDVVFPLRASDSMICRHYERVSSDYGPPVYIVQEITPQNPTNIYYKV, encoded by the exons ATGGGGACAGTCACATGGAGCTGCGGTGCCGTGATCCTGCTGGCCATCATTTGCTCATGTCGTGCCATCACTCTGGAGTCCATCCACTGGAGTAGCTCCAACACAAA ATTTACTCCAGGTCAGGGTTTGATCCTCTATCCTCAGATAGGGGACAAGATGGATATTGTGTGTCCCCGAGCAGACGCTTCCTCCGGGGGAAAGGAGGAGTTCTACCGAGTGTACCTGGTCTCCCGAAGTCAGATGGAGAGCTGCACCATCGACAAGAGGGACACGCCCCTGCTAAACTGTGACAAGCCTCACCGGGACGTCAAGTTCACGTTCAAGTTCCAGGAGTTCAGCCCCAACCTCTGGGGTTTGGAGTTCCTTAAGGGGAAGGACTATTATATCACCT CCACATCTACAGGCTCTCTGCAGGGTCTGGATAACACTAATGGAGGGGTGTGTAGAACCAAATCCATGAAACTGGTGTTGAGAGTCGGCCAAA GCTCTTCAGACCCACCTTCAACACTCCAGGAGTCCCCCACCAGATTTCCACCCACACGACCGAAATCCAAGGAGCCCTCTGCGAAAGAAAAGGATGACAAGAGCAAAACTG ACGTGGGCTCAGAAACAGGACAAACAAACCCCAGTGGCAGCGGTGGCTCTGAGCCAGGACTGCTCATGTGGGTTGTCTCTGGCTGTGTGATAGTCCTTCTGGTCATCATAATTCTGCTGGCCCTGCTGTGGAAGTACCATCACCGTCGCTGCCTCCCAGATAGCCAGCAGTCTGCCTCTGTGTCCCTCAACACTTTGGCTGTGCCAAAGCGGGACAGCATCAGCAGCGACAACAACGGCTCGGACCGCAGCGATGTTGTCTTTCCTCTGCGGGCTTCTGACAGCATGATCTGTCGTCATTATGAGCGCGTGAGCAGTGACTACGGGCCCCCTGTGTACATAGTTCAGGAGATAACGCCCCAGAATCCCACCAACATCTACTACAAAGTCTAA